A genome region from Anopheles stephensi strain Indian chromosome 2, UCI_ANSTEP_V1.0, whole genome shotgun sequence includes the following:
- the LOC118506800 gene encoding endoplasmic reticulum metallopeptidase 1-like, producing MEQLLPSSSASVRKMKSKESNYDPNIHRLPWYGGLLLIGLVAFCGTGSYLSFFYLPPALTEADLASHPFAFNGARAWDSLTRLDALGPKPTGSRANEELAVQLLEQEFAQLNASRHPAQEVLYEKQIVSGQYGINFFGSQLTSVYRRVQNLIVKLAGREDQHALMLNCHFDSVASSPGASDDCGSCAVMLELLRVLSRAPERNRHPVVFLFNGAEETPLQASHGFITGHRWAQQVRAFLNLESAGSGGKELLFQSGPKHPWLIEAYSRAVRHPFGQAIGEEIFQSGLIPSDTDFRIFRDFGHIPGLDFAHIFNGYRYHTRYDSVKYLSPAVLQRTGDNVLSLVRLLANGDQLARSVGEPSEGTMVFFDFLGIFFISYSAIEGTVLNVIVSIVALLAGCWSVLSCVGWRNWRSMGLEMLHGCVATLVGAGAAIGVNLATAFALDYAADRSMSWYSSSWLVIGLYCVPSLVLLFVVHREFHRLFSKSKTVLSLTLTVQARITGVSLFWSLITLGATAYGLRSAYIIVVLLTLSLLSTVLITVLKLQSFPSGYWLTIYLIVQCVALLWTTQFYHIFSNIFIPISGRSGATENPDLIISTVAAACTIFATSFLVPLVNLLRKPYRTIGTLFALFLVTLTLATVTPVGFPYTAPGATPADAPKVQRILAQHTVRQFFQPNDTQTVRFTDAGYLFRLWDRHNERTVRAVLEARYGNGTGSSALDPTHLPECKTEIFCGMPVSAVRFDSLWSPQIQNRPNTPDMVQLSLNGWQLVQRTSNSSRIKLAFSLKGSFQSSLLVRPRRNVTLHDWNLTSDVPAQLAAGKHKAYFVLITHGLAGEPMTLMLELEATSNPADSMNAPLVDISVTSNFWEYHEHFTDEFRRFVSSFPGWAHVVPSVTVTNVYSF from the exons ATGGAGCAGTTGCTACCGTCTTCATCTGCATCAGTTCGCAAGATGAAATCGAAAGAGTCCAACTACGATCCCAACATTCATCGTTTACCCTGGTACGGTGGTCTCCTGCTGATTGGCCTGGTAGCGTTCTGCGGCACGGGAAGTTATCTGTCCTTCTTCTACCTACCCCCGGCCCTCACCGAAGCCGATCTGGCCAGCCATCCGTTCGCGTTCAATGGTGCCCGAGCGTGGGATAGTCTCACGCGTCTCGATGCACTCGGCCCAAAACCGACCGGTTCGCGAGCCAACGAAGAATTGGCCGTCCAGCTGCTGGAGCAGGAGTTTGCCCAGCTGAACGCATCGCGCCACCCTGCCCAGGAAGTGCTGTACGAGAAGCAGATAGTGTCGGGCCAGTATGGGATCAATTTTTTCGGCAGCCAGTTGACAAGCGTGTACCGGCGGGTGCAGAATTTGATCGTGAAGCTTGCCGGTCGGGAGGATCAGCATGCGTTGATGTTGAACTGCCATTTCGATTCCGTTGCGAGCAGTCCGGGTGCGAGCGATGATTGTGGCAGTTGTGCGGTCATGTTGGAGCTTTTGCGCGTTCTGTCACGCGCGCCGGAACGCAACCGTCATCCGGTCGTGTTTCTGTTTAATGGGGCCGAAGAAACGCCACTGCAGGCTTCACACGGTTTCATTACCGGGCACCGGTGGGCACAACAGGTACGTGCCTTCCTGAACCTCGAATCGGCCGGATCCGGTGGTAAGGAGCTGCTGTTTCAGAGTGGCCCCAAGCATCCGTGGCTGATAGAAGCGTACTCGCGAGCCGTTCGGCATCCATTTGGCCAGGCAATCGGTGAGGAGATCTTTCAATCCGGCTTAATACCGTCCGATACGGATTTTCGCATCTTTCGCGACTTTGGCCACATACCGGGGCTGGACTTTGCGCACATCTTTAACGGCTACCGGTACCATACGCGGTACGATTCGGTGAAGTACCTTTCGCCGGCCGTTTTACAGCGTACGGGCGATAACGTTCTTTCCTTGGTACGACTCCTTGCCAACGGTGACCAGCTGGCCCGCAGTGTAGGCGAACCGTCCGAGGGAACGATGGTGTTTTTTGATTTCTTGGGCATATTTTTCATCTCGTACTCGGCGATCGAGGGCACGGTGCTTAATGTGATCGTATCGATAGTTGCGCTACTGGCTGGCTGCTGGAGCGTTCTTTCCTGCGTCGGTTGGCGTAACTGGCGCTCGATGGGATTGGAAATGCTGCATGGATGTGTGGCTACGTTGGTCGGTGCTGGGGCAGCAATAGGGGTGAATCTTGCCACCGCTTTCGCACTGGATTACGCCGCGGATCGTTCGATGTCGTGGTATTCATCGAGCTGGCTTGTAATCGGCCTGTATTGCGTACCATCGTTGGTGTTGCTGTTCGTTGTTCACCGCGAATTCCACAGACTATTCAGCAAATCGAAG ACCGTCCTGTCCCTAACACTGACGGTTCAGGCTCGAATTACCGGCGTATCACTGTTTTGGTCGCTGATCACCCTTGGTGCTACTGCGTACGGACTTCGATCGGCTTACATTATCGTCGTACTGCTCACGCTGTCTCTCTTGAGCACTGTGCTAATCACCGTACTAAAGCTACAATCGTTCCCATCCGGCTACTGGCTCACCATTTACCTAATCGTGCAGTGCGTCGCCCTTCTCTGGACCACACAGTTCTATCACATCTTTAGCAACATCTTCATACCCATCTCGGGCCGTTCAGGAGCGACCGAAAATCCAGATCTCATCATCAGCACTGTCGCGGCGGCCTGTACCATTTTTGCCACTAGCTTCCTTGTGCCACTCGTCAACCTGCTGCGCAAACCGTACCGTACAATCGGCACGCTTTTCGCGCTCTTTCTAGTCACGTTAACACTGGCCACAGTTACTCCGGTCGGATTCCCTTACACTGCACCCGGCGCTACGCCTGCGGACGCGCCCAAGGTGCAGCGCATACTGGCTCAGCATACGGTGCGTCAATTTTTCCAACCGAACGATACGCAAACGGTACGTTTCACCGACGCTGGCTACCTGTTTCGGCTGTGGGATCGTCACAACGAGCGTACGGTGCGTGCGGTGCTGGAAGCACGGTACGGAAACGGTACGGGAAGCAGTGCACTCGATCCAACCCATTTGCCCGAATGCAAAACGGAAATCTTCTGTGGCATGCCCGTGTCGGCAGTGCGATTTGATTCGCTATGGTCACCCCAAATCCAAAACCGTCCAAACACACCGGACATGGTGCAGCTATCGCTGAATGGCTGGCAGCTGGTCCAGCGCACTTCCAACAGCTCCCGGATAAAGCTAGCGTTCAGCTTGAAGGGAAGCTTTCAATCCTCGCTTCTGGTACGTCCGAGGCGCAACGTAACCTTACACGACTGGAATCTTACGTCGGATGTGCCGGCACAGCTTGCAGCTGGCAAACATAAGGCGTACTTCGTACTGATCACCCACGGACTCGCGGGAGAACCGATGACATTGATGCTTGAACTGGAAGCTACCAGCAACCCGGCAGACTCGATGAATGCGCCTTTGGTGGATATCAGCGTCACGTCCAACTTTTGGGAGTACCACGAACACTTTACAGACGAATTTAGGCGCTTTGTGTCGTCGTTCCCCGGATGGGCACATGTAGTACCGTCGGTAACTGTGACAAACGTTTATAGTTTTTAA
- the LOC118506797 gene encoding uncharacterized protein LOC118506797, giving the protein MDTRRKLRRCETALMLLMITACPLLIRGEMRKSWQTKSVAVQAQMLKAARLEDPPNAKPPEASDAATGSALEDPNNGASLTEPPHSTVKATEELKPKPATVFSSRVRSKYGTVVGSVAPEKLTENSATPAPQDADVRAVPLGFEHSPEEIQIDDATVQDDDDDEDDDDDDDPLGWDGVQDDQQGKQYDLIENILAEVEERVTDEKRDEADELLRSRTKKPTERTKTYTFPPVLNMTIDEPNNIVKVKLNQDIVRDMLNTGRESGGGIGGKKMLRYVLPLFILPFLIQSAVIPFMLTAVKLFLLKSLMAGKLAIFLLLLGAFKNFTKKDRDVYVKDLPDRRYEPSSEGFAYLAEGRPSGWVN; this is encoded by the exons ATGGACACGAGACGGAAATTAAGACGGTGCGAGACGGCTTTAATGCTGCTCATGATAACCGCCTGCCCATTGCTTATCCGCGGCGAGATGCGCAAATCGTGGCAGACGAAAAGTGTCGCCGTGCAGGCACAGATGCTTAAAGCTGCCCGGCTTGAAGATCCACCAAATGCGAAGCCTCCGGAAGCGAGTGATGCGGCGACGGGTTCAGCGCTGGAGGACCCAAATAATGGAGCATCGCTTACCGAACCACCGCACTCTACCGTGAAAGCGACGGAAGAGCTTAAACCTAAGCCTGCGACCGTTTTTAGTAGCCGGGTGCGTAGCAAATACGGTACCGTTGTGGGTTCGGTCGCTCCAGAAAAGCTGACCGAGAACAGTGCAACGCCTGCGCCACAGGACGCTGATGTCCGTGCCGTTCCGCTCGGGTTCGAGCATAGTCCGGAGGAAATACAAATAGACGACGCTACCGTAcaggatgacgatgatgatgaggatgatgatgacgatgatgatccaCTGGGATGGGATGGAGTGCAAGATGATCAGCAGGGTAAGCAGTACGATCTGATCGAGAACATCCTGGCCGAGGTTGAAGAGCGTGTGACGGATGAGAAGCGAGACGAAGCGGATGAGTTGTTACGGTCCAGAACGAAAAAGCCTACCGAACGGACGAAGACGTACACCTTCCCGCCGGTGCTAAACATGACCATCGACGAGCCCAACAACATCGTGAAGGTGAAGCTAAATCAGGACATTGTGCGTGATATGCTGAATACCG GGCGTGAATCGGGCGGTGGTATCGGTGGCAAGAAGATGCTGCGCTATGTGCTCCCACTGTTCATCCTACCCTTCCTGATCCAGTCCGCCGTCATACCTTTCATGCTGACTGCGGTCAAACTGTTCCTGCTCAAGTCGCTGATGGCGGGCAAGCTGGCCatctttctgctgctgctgggtgcgTTCAAAAACTTTACCAAAAAGGACCGGGACGTGTACGTGAAGGATCTGCCCGACCGGCGGTACGAACCGTCGAGCGAAGGGTTCGCTTACCTGGCCGAGGGACGACCGAGCGGATGGGTCAACTAG
- the LOC118506799 gene encoding endoplasmic reticulum metallopeptidase 1-like, with product MAGGSTKVRSKVKVKAAEDHSPTREDAVNLHQLEAQHGILGIVLLLFCGTVSSYLCTYLPEALTAADLHLHPTAFIAERAWDNLQVLNDFGPKPTGSEANELGAADYIRREIAKVQATAHATQLVETSHQTISGAYPIAFLSNPLTSVYRNAQNLVVRLAGRDGDGGALMLNCHYDTVASSPGASDDGGSCAVMLEILRVLSRAPVRTRHSIVFLFNGAEETPLQAAHGFVSQHRWAGEVRAFLNLESAGSGGKEQLFQAGPQHPWLIEAYGRAVRHPAAQTVSEEIFQSGIIPSDTDFRIFRDFGNVPGMDFAHTINGYRYHTRYDTIDYLTLPVLQRTGDNILALTRELANGDELSRVATDTNLAEGYSVFFDVLGLFFVHYSLSAARIINVTLAVLSLLLPLMELCRPVRRVGERDIFKQTFVGLLGTVCGTVASVLVVLIIANRLDAIGRAMSWFSTPYLILGLYGCPVILVHCFAHRLCGHWFADKKSVLNLTQTVRARLVGVNLFWTLLIIPLTLANIRSAYIFVVIQLLSLLSTMLTSVLGYQHQPRRWLALHLAFQVPTLLWATNFYHLLLKLFVPITGRMGAGTNPEYLVALLVACGGLLCVSYLVPLVGLLKQTSELTARLTVFAMIAFLLGCCTQVGFPYRDESNGEPSVQRHYVTHTLQVAHDNAGTVLQRSGFLFREMDRNALRVIRGVAKPSEAVPMRQMETCRTMLFCGVPFYSIWHQIRFDNYWIEGTPPALEHHTLPTFELLTIKQRSSTVRQYSFNISHRFQTCVQSALIIAPKPGVRLVAWSLMDSVPGTIEFNGEQAHFVLITYGLADEAPWTVSFNFEYDPDNVPREEDGDDGKLFDVSWVNTYWEYASKHTDDFRKLIEQFPEWAHVIPSVAVVNITAY from the exons ATGGCCGGTGGCAGCACTAAGGTCCGGTCGAAAGTGAAAGTAAAAGCCGCGGAGGACCATTCTCCGACACGCGAGGATGCAGTAAATCTTCATCAGCTCGAAGCACAGCACGGGATTCTGGGGATTGTATTGCTACTGTTTTGCGGTACCGTTTCCAGCTATCTGTGCACCTACCTGCCGGAAGCACTGACGGCAGCTGACCTGCATCTCCACCCAACTGCATTCATTGCCGAGCGAGCCTGGGACAATCTGCAGGTGCTGAACGATTTTGGCCCCAAGCCAACCGGTTCGGAGGCAAACGAACTCGGGGCAGCCGATTACATTCGGCGAGAAATTGCCAAGGTACAGGCGACCGCACACGCCACCCAGCTGGTGGAGACATCGCATCAAACCATTTCCGGTGCGTACCCGATCGCGTTTCTCAGCAATCCGCTAACGAGCGTGTACCGGAACGCACAGAACCTTGTGGTGAGGTTGGCAGGGCGGGATGGCGATGGCGGAGCGCTGATGCTAAACTGCCATTACGATACGGTGGCCAGCAGCCCGGGTGCGAGCGATGATGGTGGTAGCTGTGCGGTTATGCTGGAGATATTGCGCGTTTTGTCACGCGCGCCCGTACGGACCCGTCATTCGATCGTGTTTCTGTTTAACGGGGCGGAAGAAACGCCACTGCAGGCAGCGCACGGATTCGTAAGCCAGCACCGGTGGGCCGGGGAGGTGCGTGCCTTTCTGAACCTGGAATCGGCCGGGTCCGGTGGGAAGGAGCAGCTGTTCCAGGCCGGCCCACAGCATCCATGGTTGATCGAGGCATACGGACGAGCCGTTCGGCATCCGGCAGCACAAACCGTCTCGGAAGAGATCTTCCAATCGGGGATCATACCGTCCGATACGGATTTTCGCATCTTTCGCGACTTTGGTAACGTGCCGGGGATGGACTTTGCGCACACGATCAACGGATACCGGTACCATACACGTTACGATACCATTGACTACCTGACGCTCCCAGTGTTGCAGCGCACCGGGGACAACATCTTGGCTCTTACGCGTGAACTGGCAAATGGCGATGAGTTGAGCCGGGTAGCCACTGACACGAATCTGGCCGAAGGATACAGCGTTTTCTTCGACGTGCTAGGTCTGTTCTTCGTGCACTACAGTCTCAGTGCAGCGCGGATAATAAACGTTACGCTTGCCGTGCTGtctttgctgctgccgctgatgGAACTCTGCCGTCCGGTTCGACGTGTCGGTGAACGTGACATCTTCAAGCAGACGTTCGTTGGATTGCTGGGAACGGTTTGTGGGACAGTGGCAAGCGTGCTGGTCGTGTTAATCATCGCCAACCGGTTGGATGCAATCGGACGGGCCATGTCGTGGTTCTCGACGCCATATCTCATCCTCGGGCTGTATGGGTGTCCCGTTATCCTGGTGCACTGTTTCGCCCATCGTCTGTGCGGCCATTGGTTTGCTGATAAGAAG TCGGTGCTTAACCTCACGCAAACTGTTCGTGCACGGCTTGTCGGAGTCAACCTCTTCTGGACGCTGCTTATAATCCCGCTCACTCTGGCCAACATACGCAGCGCGTACATCTTCGTAGTAATTCAGCTACTCTCACTACTGTCCACCATGCTAACCTCGGTACTCGGCTATCAGCATCAGCCACGGCGGTGGCTTGCACTTCATCTAGCCTTCCAGGTACCCACCTTGCTTTGGGCGACCAACTTTTACCATCTGCTGTTAAAGCTGTTTGTACCGATCACGGGACGAATGGGGGCCGGTACGAACCCCGAGTATCTGGTTGCACTGCTGGTGGCATGCGGTGGTCTTCTGTGCGTCAGTTACCTGGTCCCTTTGGTCGGACTGCTTAAGCAAACGTCCGAGCTGACGGCCCGATTGACTGTGTTTGCGATGATTGCGTTCCTGCTGGGATGCTGCACACAGGTCGGATTCCCGTACCGGGATGAAAGCAATGGAGAACCGTCTGTACAGCGACATTACGTTACC CACACACTTCAAGTGGCGCACGATAATGCCGGAACTGTGCTGCAACGGtccgggtttttgtttcgcgaAATGGACCGAAATGCGCTGCGTGTAATTCGTGGCGTTGCTAAACCATCCGAAGCTGTCCCAATGCGGCAAATGGAAACCTGCCGCACCATGCTCTTCTGTGGCGTACCGTTCTATTCTATCTGGCATCAGATTCGATTCGA TAACTACTGGATAGAGGGTACACCTCCTGCCCTAGAGCATCACACTCTGCCAACCTTTGAGCTGTTAACGATTAAGCAACGATCCAGCACAGTTCGTCAGTACAGCTTTAACATAAGCCACCGCTTTCAAACCTGCGTCCAGTCGGCGCTTATTATTGCTCCCAAGCCAGGTGTCCGGCTAGTGGCATGGAGCCTGATGGACAGTGTGCCAGGCACGATCGAATTCAACGGTGAGCAGGCCCACTTTGTGCTTATAACGTACGGTTTGGCAGACGAAGCACCATGGACGGTGTCATTTAATTTTGAGTACGATCCGGATAATGTGCCAAGGGAGGAGGACGGTGACGACGGAAAGCTGTTCGATGTGAGTTGGGTCAACACGTACTGGGAGTACGCTAGCAAGCATACGGATGACTTCCGAAAGCTTATCGAACAGTTTCCGGAATGGGCACACGTTATACCATCGGTAGCCGTTGTGAACATTACCGCTTACTAA